The window GCGCGGCGTTCGTCGGCGTCGAACTGTACGAGTTCAGCACGCTGATCCACGAAGGTGCTACGCCGCAGACCAGCGCCTTCCTCTCGGCCTTCTTCACGTTGGTCGCGACGCACGGGCTGCACGTCAGCTTCGGCATCCTCTGGCTGGTGGTGATGCTGGTTCAACTGTCGCAGCGCGGGCTGCATCCGGAAAACCAGCGCCGGCTGATGTGCCTCAGCATGTTCTGGCACTTCCTCGACGTCGTGTGGATCGGCGTCTTCACCTTCGTCTATCTGCTCGGGGTTCTGTGAGATGAGCGACACCACCCACGATCAAGCGCCCCACGTTTCGCGCAGCGCCTATGTGTACGGTTTCCTGCTGTCGGTCGTCCTGACCGCGGTGCCGTTCTGGCTGGTGATGAACCATGTGCTGGCCCCACAGGCGACCGCGATGGTGATCATCGCCGCCGCCGTCGCGCAGATCCTGGTCCACACGGTATGCTTCCTGCACGTCAACACGAGTTCGGAGGGGGGCTGGACCCTGCTGGCTTATGCCTTCACGGCGGTACTGGTGCTGATCGTGATCGTGGGATCGCTGTGGATCATGTACCACCTCAACGCCAATATGATGCCGATGGGCGACGGGATGGACGCGCAACCCTGAAGCCTGCGCCATGAAACGGGCGATCCTGATCGCGCTCGCGCTGATCGCGACGATCGGCTTCGTGGCGC is drawn from Sphingomonas crocodyli and contains these coding sequences:
- the cyoD gene encoding cytochrome o ubiquinol oxidase subunit IV; the protein is MSDTTHDQAPHVSRSAYVYGFLLSVVLTAVPFWLVMNHVLAPQATAMVIIAAAVAQILVHTVCFLHVNTSSEGGWTLLAYAFTAVLVLIVIVGSLWIMYHLNANMMPMGDGMDAQP